The genomic region GAAACACTGATAATGCGGAAGcccaataatttttttaataatcctATAGGATcctgggggtccgcgacagccgtgcggtagcgccggttagaaaatcggcccatgagcgctggggctcaccacctcgacggcgtaggTTCGAagcccaaccgagaccggaccctcccctgtacgagaggactgactatccacgtacaacagggaaacaagtctcgtaagcccttaacgggcaggcatgaccaagaggtcgttacgccaagaagaagaagaagaagaagaagaagaagaaaatggacACTTGGATCCAACTGGATGACGAATGTCTTCTATGCGATTCTTACTTCCATAGAAAAGTAGCTGTTTGACTGCCAGAAAATTGGTTGCCTTATCGACTTGTAGATCTATATCTAGTAGATAGCTTTATCTACCGATAAAAATGTATCGATTTCAATGCAGTAACATTATAGAAATACTGTACTAACACATATAGAATGTACATCCTTATGTATGGATGTTACGCcaaatttttatttggttgCTGTTGTATACGAATTTTTCTTGTTGCACACGCTAGGCATCCAGAGACACACTAATCATATAGCTTAATTATGTCTCTTACGCTGAATATAGTCCCGGTTATCATAACAAATGATCCAAATAAACCCATAAGAAAGTTCTTTACCAACCGCCACTTCATCCAACCAAAGTCCGAGGGCCATCGGTATACGGTGTCGACCAATACAGGAAACCAGAGCGCTAAGATAGGATTGAACATGGATCCGATAATTCCAACGAACGTCCCTATATCTGGAATGCCACAAGCAATGCCAACGATCACTGCTaaatataataacctaatgaACGACTGCACGACCATGTGCCACTGTGGTTGAACTCGTCGGTGCAGCTTACGCCATATGATTTCCTGTGGGACGTAGAAAAATATACCAATCGAGAAGAGCATGGCAACGGCCGAAAGGACTTGGATGATTAACGCCAAGCTGATAAGTAAGGAAGAATTTTAGTTAGGTTTGTGAAAttctaacttttttcttgtatGTATACTTTTCCTCTGATGGCAAGTTCAGAGTTACAGCGCCCTGAATTGCATCGCCGTAACGAAGGTATCCCGTCAGCCCAAGAAAGCTATACAAGAATGCTAAGCAAATGTTGTTGACATTCATAATTCCCGGGCAGCCGAGGTAATGCTGAGGATTTTTCATCTGATTTGAAATGGGGAAAATAAGTGTAGTTGCATTGAACGCCAAGTATGCTGTTCTGTGGGAAACGCAAGGTAGCGTTAATACGTAAACTTACAGCTTAACAGTGAACTACAACTCACCCGAGGAATTTTGTTAACGAAGTAAACGTTGGAAATAAATCCCGTTCGTCAGTAGAAAGAGGTTCTCTAAAGATGTAATACAAGGAAATCACGACGTTGGCAATGATCAGGATCGTCGCGATGGCCGAGAAGGGCACCAGATATTTGATCTCCCTCACTTGGGTTATAACAATCGCTGGTATTGCGGCTAATAAAATATAGATACGAACGTCCCAGTCGAGATCAGTTCGACTGTTGATAACGTCATGTAGAGTGGTACCGACGAAGACCATATAAACCATAGGCGCAAACGTTATCATAAGGTAGTAATCGGTAAAAGttctgaaaaagaaaaagatataaGCGTTAATGACCGTACAAGTTAATGACCGTTATACGCAGTCTTGTTAGAAAAGTTGAAAGATTCCATTCAAGCATGTACTCACTTCAATATTTTGCCTAACGGTCTCGTTCTGACTGGACCAAGAGCAAAAGCGCGATCAACAGTTTGAGCATATGTCAACATAGGGACACGGTCTCTTTTGCAGATTTTATATGCGGTACCGACCTGTAACATTGCGATTATCGCAATAAAATGTAAGTGTTTCGAATTAAGATTCATAAATAGGGTTGGaattaaaacagaaaactCACTAGTAGATGCACACAATGTGAATAGAGTAGTCCTAGAAGAAAAGTTCCAATAACTCCAAAAATAATACCTCCATTCCGTATGACATACGGCATCGATAGGATTCCCATGCCCATGGCTCCTTTCATCACGTGTATGAACGTTCCAATTGTGCTGTAATAGGAAGATTAACAGCCTCAGTACAGACTTCGATCGAATAATTTCTGCTTTCAACTTTTATGCATTTCCGGCCAAAGGTTCGGTTCCTGTTACGcgatgtgttttaaaattgtCAGCTCAATTCGATTTGATTTCGAAGTCCGTGCTGAGGTTGTAAGTCTTTCATTTGTTAGCTCGATCAGAAAGAAGCATATACTTTGGTGTTACCAACTAGGATATAGCCTTTCACTCACGAGATAGGTTTGTCGACGATACGATGTTGGTATGGGTCATAGTCCTCTTCTGGGGCAGTTTCGACTTGACCATCCTCACCACTGGCGCTGACCTTGGCCAACGTTTCCGTTGATGTCATGTCACTCTTTGAGTATTGCTGTTAACAAAGACCAGCACCGTTGGATCCCAGACACTGAATGCGACAGTGGCCATTGGTTTACCATCATATCTCTGGGTGTTTAGATTATTAAATCCCTCTTTCACGTACAAGATACCACCCTTATACAACAGTTCGTCGATTGGTGAAATTGCTCGGATGTACAAGCCTTTTCGATGATAAGACATGAGCATTCATTTCCAATTGGACAGTACGTTAACCCAATCTAAACGATTGCAATTTTGTCTTATCAATTGTCAAACGCTTTCTGAATCTTACATCTGTAAACAGCACTTGAAATGTTCGATAAGCGCGATTTGTGTCAAATTGTCGcatcggactacttagtgtttctGACTGCATTGTGGTATGTTATCAACGGTTTCAACGTTTCTCGAATAGCCCACCCTGAATCAACGAAATGGCTTAGAACTATTTGCTACCAAGTTTAGCGATGCGTTTTGAAGCGTTTTCATGTTGGTTGGTAGAAAATACTGATGATTGTTTGGCTTACTTAGTCCATTGAATGATGGGTTTATCAAGAATGGACACCCTCAAACATCCTAAACGTCGGGGTAAACTTTTCCTAATCGGATAGTGTTACAACAAGCTGTAGCATGCCTATGCTATTCAGCTCAAAGTTCACCATCATAGAATTTCCGTTTCTTTGAACAATCAGGGTCGCACAATGAACCCTCCGCTTCATAATCACTGCGATCAATTCAATTCTGCAAGATCAGGTGACACCGccgcaaacaaaaaccatttcgaTGAAATTTGAATTCAAAATCAACCGTAAAACACCCAAAACTGCAATCTACGACAATTGATATCCCGACGCATCGAACAATGCAGCGTAACCCATAAATTGGCTGTGACACGATTGTGCGCGAGCATTGCACCTTAGTAATATGGGCCATGGCAAGtcggtgcatgaaaaacaaGGAACCATCGGGCTTGGGCATTCCAGCCAAGTAAGCATGACCCACGGATGTTATTAAACAAGCAGGGAACGAAGCCCGCAAACACGTTTGTGCAATCAACGTCAATAGCCTAACCATGATTGGAAAACACCAAAAACATACAATAAACATTTATAGAACAAATTAACAATTTTTGTAAACTAGGTCACCCTCTATTCTCATACTTATCCAACCACCTGTCCAACCAAACTAGCGTAAAGAaacagtataaataaatcgatgccGAATAGTCTAGGAGAACTATTCTGCGGAAACTGACCGGACGTGGTTGTAATGCCCGTCGCGTCTCCAGTAAACTGAAATTAATcgtttctgtgttttttccAAATTAAAGTTCCGCTtttacgataaaaaaaatcctcaatTTCGAACAATCCGCGACCTGGAGTTGTTTACGCAGTTATCTTAGATGCAGGTAACCGCGAATTATGGTTAACCTTAACTATTACAAAGCATTATCAAACAGATCCTACGAAGGAAGGCCTCCTATCATAATTGtggatgtgttttggaatgttgTTAGAATTGCTAGGTTCTCTGCATGCTAATTATCAAAGTATCATTTTTCTAATTCTTCAAAGGTAGTTGCTCCAGCGTGTTTTGGAAGCCTATGCGTTATGAAGGGAAAACGATCCCTTTGATCTTTCGGATGGTGGGAGAGATAACACTGAATGTAAGCCATAGAAACCAGCCAACTCGTGTTGGATTTTTGTCTAACTCTTTATTCCGGAAATTCTGTTCCATCCATACCATCAATTTCTTCTTGATATAGCGACATTTACATTAATTACATTAATGTGAGTAACACAGCTAGGACCTTACTCCCACGCCTGAAACATGTGTAGCCCACATTTAGGGTAACCTATGCCTTGTTGGGATAGGCCACGTTATCTTAATCAGTTTTTGGACATGCGGCAATCGTCGCTTATCTCTGCTTCTTATAGCATTTGATTCATGCGTCAACCGCTATCATTCCAACAACGCCTAATCATCTCATTTCAAGTGCATCGTGTGTGTTCCTTCCGATTTATTGGTTTATTTGGGCTGACGATTGCACTTGGTCCCGAAAGGTTTGCAATTTGGTTTGTTCGCGAGCCGCAATCTACATGCAACTCGAGCACATGGTTGGTGCTGCAACAGATGCTATCAATTCATCAGAAATTATTAACTCTGTCTTAAGAGTTGCTTCCATGATTTTTCACCTTTCTAAAATGAAGCTTTTTCTTAAATCGAACCTGCACCATCGAGAGTCTACCTAATCCCTACCGTATGCCGATTTTCCTCACATACCTACAAGGTCACCGAACACAAAAGCATTGGCACAAGACGTTCCGAAACATAGCGCTGAATATTCActtttttgatgaatttcCATGCATGCATTCCGATAATTAATCGAGCTATCTGACTTTGTGAGCAACTTTAgtgtacttagaattgataataatgaatttcgcttatcacGTATTCTGTTTGCCCTTCGTAtgaagcatgtgcaaaaaagGGCCTAAAAACGATAACCATGCTGATCGGATCGAAAAGTGCTTAATGTGATAATTGTGCCTTCCAAACGTAAAGTGGAACACTTGCTTTTTATGTTCAACTCGTAGTTTGCCAAAATAATTGGCTAaggttttatccataaaaAACATAGCATAATGCTTTGGAGTGGTCAATCTAAATCTTAAAAACCTAGTTCATGATAATCAATTTTGAAAGCTGTAATTTTTCCACTTAAAAGAACTTTACTTCATACCTAGCTTCCAAAATGAAACGGATGGAAAGTAACTCTTACAAGCGCCCTTGTCACATGTGTCCACGTAATGCTCCTGCTTTCAATCAATAAATTCGCCGCGACGCGTTGTGTCCTCTTACCGCCCACGTAGTCGCGGGGTATCACTTTCGGAGAATTAATTGACGGGCCTTCGGATGCACCCCAGCAGGTTTGGCATCTGGGCCAACACTCTTTCTATGACGTTTTTGTTGGATTTGTAGGATTTTGGTCTAACAGTGGTGTCACTTGGTGGCCCTGCTTTGGAGCTATGCAAAACTTGACTTGATCTCTATACACGAGCGAATTCTTCCAGCACGATTGCGAGGAATATCTGAAAATTCTCTTAGTGAATTTCACGGTGCTTGTTACTTTTGAGCTAGAACTACTTTCAATATTTGTTCTTGCATAACAAGAATGAGAAAGATGATCATGAACATGCATATTTACTTCGATAACTAATTACAGTAGGCCCCCACAGTACgcgatttttttacaaatgacaACTCATAGCGTTTATTAATCTTGCTTGACGAATTCTGATtaaccaattttgttttgtaggtTGGTAGAATCAAGTTTTCAGTACGCAGTGTTAAACAGCCGTTTAAAGGCCATGATTGCTACGGCCTGAATTACTCACGACCTGAATCAATACTCTTTAATTCTTGTTTCATTAAGCTGTATAATCTTGAATCGGTTaatattgaataaaataataaaataaccaTTCGGAAATGTAATGAGATTATAGAAcaaatggaacacttattagtgatttggatagaagatatgttaaataagtggtctcctctcagtgtcaactcttcaatatgaaggataaacgatatggcagaagaaatccgcaatacgctAAAACTCAATATACACTATAGCGTTCTGTCCCAAACAttagcgtactgcggggacctaCTGTACTATCGATAGTATATTATCgatgtttacaaaaatatgaTAGAATTGATCATTTTAAttcacaaacaacattgattcCGAATGGTGTGAATGTTTGCACAATGACAAGTTATCTTTTGATGTATATTTATATGATATGACGACTTTCTATATGATATCTATATAGCTTATCATATTATCATATTTTGCAAGAATGTCCTAACAGCCTGGTCCGTTGCAGAAATTATTACATATGTTCGGGCGTGGGAACAATAACGAAAGTGCCCGTCGTTACGCTCAAAACGTTACTAAGAAACAGCCATCCAATGACCTCACACATGAAGCGTTTCTCTTTACCAAAGTTTTCGATGCGAAGTTTGATCCCTTGCAATCCATCGCATGTCTAAAAACAGAATTCGACTCAAAGCTTAACCATAGAACTTAcaatacttgcagtatataATAGAACTCTACAAATACATACAAAATCTGTAAAATTCAGTCAAGACAGGAACGGAAAGCTTACGATCAACCATAGAAGGGTGATGGAAAGTTCatagtaaaatgaaaaaagcggCAAACTGAGGTCGCATTCTATTTTTAGTTTAGCTTCTTCGGACGTGCCTTCGGAAAAGTTTCAATAATCTGAGCAGTCTTATAGACTTTTATAGAAGTTCTATATTATTAATGGCATTGTTCTCTGCGATAATGCTATGTTATCTCGTTTAATCGTTCTTCGCAACGCAACTGATACGCAACTATTGCTTGAATGGCTTGCCGCTTCCGCGCGTGTCAGTCGTTAATGCTTGGGCTGTTGCTTTTTGCATTTTGGGGTTGATATTCGGCGTCCGATATTCGGGATCCCTTGTGCCTGCAGGCACTGTACTGCTGCTGGGTGTATCTCATCTTAGACTATGGTTGCGTCATCTGGTCTCCCGTTGGTGTCACTGCGCCGGATATATTGGAGAGGGTGCAGTCTTTTGAAAGACCCCATCGCTACTTAACATCCCTAGCCTGCGCGGTGGCGATCAGTCGCAGTTCAAAATACCTTCATTTTAAACCAGATACCGAAGAAAGTCATGCAGATAATATTTGAATTGACCCAACAAACATTATCATGGTGTCAGAATACTATTTAAGCTCTCTAGCAATGAAAATGACCAGCTATTCAGCTTATTTTATATATTGCGGTTTACAACGGTGTATTTTACAGCGGTTACGAAGTGATACGAGTTTAAAAAGTCCACCAATGTTTGTCAGTACAATCAATGTTCCTGGTACAGTTGTACTTCGATTATTTTCTTCTGAATGACATCCGCCGATTCATTTCAGGCAAGAGAATCGAACTCTTGGATGAACATCATCAGTGCGTCGAGCTGACCGTAGGCagtgattaaatttaaaattgttgtcaTATCTGATCCGACGAAGATCATCCAGTAGTAATACGCCCGAATGACTTGGAACGTGTAGTTCCATATGCAGCCCATCTAAGATTCCGTATCGAGAAACGGGAGCACAAACGTGAAGGGTAAGACGCGAATCGATAAGAACTCCAACGACAGTCAACGACAAAAAAAGTAGATATAAGTAGTAGATATTATAGATAAAGGGAACTATTGCTCACGGTTACCATGTATCTATTATAGCTTTAttacactggtcaccaatggtggcatgACAAAGtcactggactgtcaaaatttggttttggtcaaAGTGAATACTATCCAGGTGGGGAACAAGGAAATCCATTGTAGTTAGTATATCGTAGATACTGGTTGAATTTCACGATGTCGATGGCGTAATcagtttttcaaacaaaatgttaaaCCATGTTGAACCCTACTTGGCAATTACGTTGTCACTCAAAGTGTTATGCAGATGTGATAATTCCCAGTTCACTGttgcatttgattgtttaGTTGAATTGATAAtggatttgaaaaacaaaagttacaATCGCTCAAGCCATTTAGTaatgtaaattgattttctaGACCGTGATGTAGCGGATAAAGTAAGCATATGGATATTTCATCCAAATGGCATGGCAGGTCAATTATTGTATTAAttagtgtttttcctttggtgcTTTTTTTGGTGCGATTTTTTTCACTTGATCTTAAACCAGTTAATAAATAATATGATACTGATatgaaaaaaagtgtaataTTTTTGCCATGATCAATATGAAGGCATAAATGCGAGATTACtgattttatataaaaaataatactttgaaCTTTTTTTACTGTTGCATTAAAAACATCGGTGCGATCCAATTTATTTGCCCTGCATGCCTCTCATATATTTATTATCTTACCATTTcaatgtttaaataaatattaacaAAGTAAAGGTTTATACATCGTCTACGAACATATTTGACGTGATATCGTGTTCATACGTTTGGTATGTAGATTCGAAATTGAACTAGGTGGTGATGAGGCGATTTGTGGCAATTAAAGTAATGAACACAGAAGAAATTAATGCTTTGTGTACCAGTTGATTCTCGATGCCttagttcttcttcttcttcttcttcttcttcttggcgtaatgaCTGTCTTGGTTATGCCTGCTCGTTAAGGccttacaagactttttcgCTTTGTGCACGTAGTCAGTCCTCACGTTCATAGGAGGGTCCAGTCTCGGCTGGGATTGAAACCCACGATTACGGCTTAGTTATATGGCCATAAAAGTGATCTAAAACGATTTACGTATCAAAAtcgtaacaaataaaaaatccgaACAACCTACAGTCCAAAACTAGTGCGATTTATTTGTAGTTTTAATTAGGATGCATCCCGcttcttaaacattttcatccgtgttaaaaaataatcataaaccAACACGTACGTAGATTCAATAAACTTTGGTGCGTATGTGCATTGTAAATGTTACCAGAcaaaaaattgattaaatttaactCGAACATTATTCTTTAGTATTTTCCACCATCATTATCAGGGAGTAAATAAACTTGTGGATctgtaacaaaaaagaaagaataataCTATTCATCGGAACAGAAGCATTGCACAAAGAGAGGAATACTGAACCTGTAAAAAAGCAGTTACATTGAGTGGCGTTGTTGCCACGAGTAAAACCTTCGGCTGTTGAGTTAGCGCCAGTACCAGTTGCATATGCTTCATATCGCGCACGGACAGCTTGTCCCAACGGATAGCTCCAACCATGTCGGTAAGAGCGTCGGtctataaacaaattaacacattttaattaattttatccgaaggaaatttttgtttgccagCAACTAACCTTTAGTTCTAGACCGGTTCCCAGGAAGCAGATGTAGAATATTTGAATAGACCCAAGAAACATGATAACAGCGCCGGGGTACCATTTGAGCTTAAAAAAAAGGGCACATTATTGTCTGAATCAGATGGTCAGGAAGTGCATAATTACCAGCATTACACCCAAAACCGAGATAACCATTGCGGGCACGGTCGATCCAACAGTTACGAAGTGATATGGATTCAAAAAGTCCACCAACTTCTGTAAGTACGATCGATGATACTGGTGCAGTTGAACAATTTCGACTATTTTTTTCTGGATAGCCTCAGACGGCTCATTTCGGGCGAGCTGTTCATTACACTCCTCAATAAGCATCATCACTGCATCCAGCTGACCGTAGGCGGTCAGTAGATTGAAGATGGTTGTTATGTCTCCTCCGAGCGTGAGTACTAAGTAAAAGTACGACATGATCACTTGGAACGCGTAGTTCCAGATGTAGCCCATCCAAGATTCCGGATCCAGAACGGGAAGTATAAAGCCGAAGGGCAAAATACGACTCGACAAGAATATTGATGAGAGTCCTGGAATGCTAACCGTTACGCATACCAGAATGATATAGACAAGCATGGTCCCTTTGATAAGAATATGAGTGATAGTAGCATTTTCGCACAGTACGCGCTTAACACGATCACTCTGATTCATCATGCGTTCgttatatttaaaattgatcGTATACAGATCAATGACACGCCGACGAGTTATGATGTAACTGTAGATTTTCATTACCCCCTGGCggaaaacgagaaaatgtttgttcacAGATTTGCGTTTAGCTTATATCTTCTCTTATTTAGCTTGCTTTTCAGTGCTATAGGATTACGACAATCACTataaaaatgattattttagTTACTAAATCTAACAGAATTAAAATTATACTTTACTTGACATCCGAAGCCAAAAGTAGCCAGACAGTAAATCAGCTTAGTCATCTCATGCCGAAACAAATACGTTGAAAGAAAGATACTGACTATGTACATGCTCAAGAAGCACAGACGTATAATAAAcgagaaattgatgaaattatGATTCGGATCGAAGAACGAAACACCCATGATCCGGTTGAATCTATCGATTTTTCTTGTGAGATAAAGGCACGCTGCTAGCGGATCGTTCGGAGTGTAACGAAAGAATCGATATTTGTTCAGCGGGCGAAGAAATTCCATTGCAACTGGTTTATCTTAAATCACTGACGTTGAAACTGACGTTCACGCTACTTCAGGAAGTGTGTTTTATACCGCCTGTTAAACTGATGGAGGACAGTGGTTGAAGTACCACGGAAGGGTGCCAGCACTAAACGGAAGAAGCAAGTTAAACGATTACCAAGTGTGATAGACAGCTTAATTGTCGCTCAAAGCCTTATGCACTTGCGTTTGTTCCCAGCTCGCTGAAGCCGTTGGTGGGAATCACTTACAGGTTTTCTAGTACTATTATATATCATATTCATCTATTTGtattggattttatttttcacaaattatcTGTCTCAAATGCCACATTATGAAACAGTTACAacatgaaatatgtaaaaaattCCAAAGCCTGCCTACGTGATCATACAAAGTAGTAATGCAATGGTTTTAAGCACTTAAACAGCACTGAAAATAATCTTATTCTTTGAAATATTCTCAGATGTATGAAAGCTTTACCAATATTCAAGTCAACGTTCGATTGATTAGATAGTCATTTTAAATAGATGTTGCAAACGCAGTAGACTTTCTTTCCGCCGGCAGGAGAGATTAACATACGTTTTTTTTGAacacttattttttattgtcgaagcatttaaaaattcaacgtCCTTTCTTCTCTGCTGCCCGAAATGAAAGACGATTTTGTTGTCTGCGGTGGTTTCCTGAGCGTTGCAATAAGCAACAATAGGGCTTTTACTTTGACAGAAAGAGATAACGTATGATTTGTCAATACATAAACTAAGATAGTTTGCATCACACCACCGGGTGAACTGGTCAAGAAAATGTTGATGAGAGTTGCAATCTCCACGGATACGGGAAGAAACAATGTAATGACGTCAGCACATAAAAGGTGATCATTCTGAGGTAACAAGAATGAAACATTATTGACCAAAATCATGAAGCTTCAGGGAGCTCCAGCGGTTATACATAACTTCTTAGTGTAATATGAGGTACCAAGGATAAAACATTATTGACAAAAATCATGGAGCTTCAGGGAGCTCCAGCAGTTATATATAACTTATTAGTGTAATATGAGGGTAACAGACGGTGACTGCCATACTTTGGA from Anopheles coustani chromosome 3, idAnoCousDA_361_x.2, whole genome shotgun sequence harbors:
- the LOC131265356 gene encoding proton-coupled amino acid transporter-like protein CG1139, encoding MTSTETLAKVSASGEDGQVETAPEEDYDPYQHRIVDKPISTIGTFIHVMKGAMGMGILSMPYVIRNGGIIFGVIGTFLLGLLYSHCVHLLVGTAYKICKRDRVPMLTYAQTVDRAFALGPVRTRPLGKILKTFTDYYLMITFAPMVYMVFVGTTLHDVINSRTDLDWDVRIYILLAAIPAIVITQVREIKYLVPFSAIATILIIANVVISLYYIFREPLSTDERDLFPTFTSLTKFLGTAYLAFNATTLIFPISNQMKNPQHYLGCPGIMNVNNICLAFLYSFLGLTGYLRYGDAIQGAVTLNLPSEENLALIIQVLSAVAMLFSIGIFFYVPQEIIWRKLHRRVQPQWHMVVQSFIRLLYLAVIVGIACGIPDIGTFVGIIGSMFNPILALWFPVLVDTVYRWPSDFGWMKWRLVKNFLMGLFGSFVMITGTIFSVRDIIKLYD
- the LOC131259854 gene encoding uncharacterized protein LOC131259854, giving the protein MEFLRPLNKYRFFRYTPNDPLAACLYLTRKIDRFNRIMGVSFFDPNHNFINFSFIIRLCFLSMYIVSIFLSTYLFRHEMTKLIYCLATFGFGCQGVMKIYSYIITRRRVIDLYTINFKYNERMMNQSDRVKRVLCENATITHILIKGTMLVYIILVCVTVSIPGLSSIFLSSRILPFGFILPVLDPESWMGYIWNYAFQVIMSYFYLVLTLGGDITTIFNLLTAYGQLDAVMMLIEECNEQLARNEPSEAIQKKIVEIVQLHQYHRSYLQKLVDFLNPYHFVTVGSTVPAMVISVLGVMLLKWYPGAVIMFLGSIQIFYICFLGTGLELKTDALTDMVGAIRWDKLSVRDMKHMQLVLALTQQPKVLLVATTPLNVTAFLQIHKFIYSLIMMVENTKE